Proteins found in one Maridesulfovibrio sp. genomic segment:
- a CDS encoding methyltransferase encodes MKNIALKPEASFDELLAAARNKFGAVKFEEVKVGDRIFELAQIADMPAYLDKLVNKARGGKKIDLPLWAKIWPSSLVLGFYALKFKAADGAKFLEVGTDGGLCGMIAASRGYEVVLADTDDDALLFARLNVCRNKLDDKISMRKVDFAETDLDEKFNYILGCEILHRDDVAEALPGFIIRHLADDKGAEVLLAMDKKRGGKKFFEQTKDSYRLMRQEVPFAGNQGEGKSIVSLVRMGVK; translated from the coding sequence TTGAAAAATATTGCGTTGAAGCCCGAAGCTTCTTTTGATGAATTGCTTGCAGCCGCCCGAAATAAGTTCGGAGCAGTCAAGTTTGAAGAAGTTAAGGTGGGTGACCGGATTTTTGAATTGGCTCAGATCGCGGATATGCCGGCATATCTTGATAAGCTCGTGAACAAGGCTCGCGGTGGCAAGAAAATTGACCTGCCGCTCTGGGCGAAGATCTGGCCTTCCTCTCTGGTGCTCGGTTTTTACGCGCTTAAGTTCAAGGCCGCCGATGGAGCTAAATTTCTCGAGGTGGGAACTGACGGAGGGCTTTGCGGAATGATCGCTGCCAGCCGTGGTTACGAGGTTGTCCTTGCCGATACGGATGATGACGCGCTTCTCTTCGCCCGCCTCAATGTCTGCCGCAACAAGCTTGATGATAAAATCAGCATGCGTAAAGTTGATTTTGCAGAGACCGATCTGGATGAAAAATTCAATTACATTCTTGGATGCGAAATTCTGCATCGTGACGATGTGGCCGAGGCTTTACCCGGATTCATAATCAGACACCTCGCGGATGACAAAGGGGCCGAAGTTCTCCTTGCCATGGATAAAAAACGTGGTGGTAAGAAATTTTTCGAGCAGACCAAAGACAGCTACCGCCTTATGCGGCAGGAAGTCCCGTTTGCCGGTAATCAGGGTGAGGGTAAATCCATTGTTTCTCTGGTCAGAATGGGGGTTAAGTAA
- a CDS encoding DUF1385 domain-containing protein: protein MKLPLLVSAAKSVGGQAVIEGVMMRAKDNLAIAVRRPDGEITVEVRPWFSMTPAFMKKPFLRGFPIFMETMVNGVKALNYSATQALDEEEDGELTTFHLVLTMAFALGAALGLFVVLPHFFSVAMKWWGISGGVDSLSFHVWDGFFKMLMFLGYIISISFVPDIKRVFEYHGAEHKAIWAYEAGGNLDVCEIKKFSRLHPRCGTAFLLFVLVVSILLFTVLVPLIVSIWVPKVFVLKHLYIVGIKLLLMAPVSAVAYEMIKASSKHEDKALCKAACLPGMGMQLLTTREPDEEQIAVALAALNSAVAAEADGGNS, encoded by the coding sequence TTGAAATTACCTCTTCTCGTGTCCGCTGCCAAATCAGTTGGCGGACAGGCTGTTATCGAAGGCGTTATGATGCGCGCAAAGGACAATCTTGCCATTGCTGTCCGCCGACCTGACGGCGAAATCACTGTTGAAGTCCGTCCCTGGTTTTCTATGACACCCGCGTTTATGAAGAAACCTTTTCTGCGCGGTTTTCCAATTTTTATGGAAACTATGGTTAACGGAGTCAAAGCCCTTAATTATTCTGCCACACAGGCTCTCGACGAAGAGGAAGACGGCGAACTGACCACCTTCCACCTTGTGCTGACCATGGCCTTTGCGCTCGGTGCTGCGCTCGGACTTTTTGTTGTGCTGCCGCACTTTTTTTCCGTGGCGATGAAATGGTGGGGGATTTCAGGCGGTGTGGACTCCTTGAGTTTTCACGTCTGGGACGGCTTTTTCAAGATGCTCATGTTTCTCGGTTACATTATTTCAATTTCATTTGTGCCGGATATTAAACGTGTGTTTGAATACCACGGTGCAGAGCACAAGGCTATCTGGGCTTACGAGGCCGGTGGCAACCTTGATGTCTGCGAAATTAAGAAATTCAGCAGGCTCCATCCCCGTTGTGGAACAGCATTTCTGCTTTTTGTGCTGGTGGTGAGTATTCTGCTTTTTACTGTGCTGGTTCCCTTGATTGTTTCGATCTGGGTGCCGAAAGTATTTGTGCTTAAACATTTATATATAGTTGGTATCAAGCTGCTGCTGATGGCTCCTGTTAGTGCTGTCGCTTATGAAATGATCAAGGCGTCTTCCAAGCATGAGGATAAAGCCCTGTGCAAAGCCGCCTGTCTGCCCGGTATGGGAATGCAGCTGCTGACTACCCGCGAACCCGATGAAGAGCAGATCGCAGTTGCTCTCGCGGCATTGAATTCGGCGGTTGCTGCCGAGGCTGATGGAGGAAACAGCTGA
- a CDS encoding molybdopterin-dependent oxidoreductase — translation MPIHKSICPYDCPTSCGLLIENDGTRVLKVKGDPDDPICGGLICRKMQRYEKSIHSPERILTPLKRIGKKGEGRFEPISWDEAVNAITGKWREALDSHGPDSILPFYYSGVMSMIQRKCGDALFNRMGACKLIMTLCSSAKSAGYKSVMGGTGCLDPRELAKSDFYIVWGSNMKATRLQSMPDLVKGRKNGKRVVLIECFAGEMAGYCDQVVLVKPGTDGALALGMMHVLATEGLDDTDFLQNEAVGYHEFVATLGQYTPEWAEAITGVPAQVISDLAREYAAAASPAIILGSGNSRYGNGGMTVRLITILSAFTGAWKNSGGGLCGCNPGGGPYVDADRITRPDLRQNEARRVNINQLAMALKGDDGHAPIRCLHIFGSNPVGSVANQLGIRAGLENPELFTVVHERFLTDTACYADIILPATFSVEHSDCYGSYGYCSFGTARKIINPPGECKSNWDIFCLLAKGMGFEDQHFHHSEDSLLDELLANSLPALQGLDAEQQERLHSGGMISAPFADHTDWKTVSGKIQIVDEEQQVSMPQYQQCHGGEYPLQLIAVPSVETLNSIFLERDELVEGRGPMVMVIHPDDAEERSISDGDEIVAFNDLGEVPFTARVTPLVAKGAVAVAGIFKSSQSANRNLVNALHHERLSDIGEATTLNDNTVDIRR, via the coding sequence ATGCCGATACATAAATCCATTTGTCCCTACGATTGTCCAACCTCCTGCGGTCTGCTTATTGAAAATGACGGTACCAGAGTTCTCAAAGTAAAAGGCGACCCTGATGATCCTATCTGCGGAGGGTTGATCTGCCGCAAGATGCAGCGTTACGAAAAATCGATCCATTCACCGGAGCGCATTCTTACTCCCCTTAAACGAATAGGAAAAAAGGGAGAAGGGCGTTTTGAACCGATTTCATGGGATGAGGCGGTCAATGCTATTACCGGAAAATGGCGAGAGGCTCTGGATTCGCACGGACCGGATTCTATCCTCCCATTCTACTATTCCGGCGTCATGAGCATGATCCAGCGAAAATGCGGTGATGCATTATTCAATCGGATGGGAGCATGCAAACTGATCATGACCCTCTGCTCTTCGGCCAAAAGTGCCGGTTACAAGTCCGTGATGGGGGGGACCGGATGTCTCGATCCCCGTGAGCTGGCAAAAAGCGATTTTTATATTGTCTGGGGCAGTAACATGAAAGCCACCCGTTTGCAGAGCATGCCTGATCTGGTCAAGGGGCGCAAAAATGGTAAGCGGGTTGTGCTTATAGAATGTTTTGCCGGAGAAATGGCGGGATATTGTGACCAGGTGGTGCTGGTAAAACCCGGTACAGACGGCGCCCTTGCACTCGGAATGATGCATGTGCTGGCTACTGAAGGTCTTGATGATACAGATTTTCTGCAAAACGAAGCGGTGGGGTACCATGAATTCGTAGCCACGCTTGGTCAGTATACCCCGGAGTGGGCTGAAGCTATTACCGGTGTTCCGGCGCAGGTCATCAGCGATCTTGCCCGTGAATATGCTGCGGCAGCTTCCCCCGCGATAATCCTCGGAAGTGGTAATTCCCGCTACGGAAACGGCGGCATGACTGTACGGCTGATAACTATTCTTTCAGCTTTTACGGGCGCGTGGAAGAATTCTGGAGGCGGTCTGTGCGGTTGTAATCCCGGTGGCGGACCTTATGTTGATGCGGACCGCATCACCCGCCCCGATTTGCGGCAAAACGAAGCACGTAGAGTGAATATAAATCAGCTGGCGATGGCGCTAAAAGGTGATGATGGACACGCTCCAATCCGCTGTCTGCATATTTTTGGAAGTAATCCGGTCGGTTCTGTTGCAAATCAGCTCGGAATCCGTGCCGGACTGGAAAATCCAGAACTTTTCACCGTTGTCCATGAGCGTTTCCTCACCGATACCGCATGTTATGCAGACATTATTTTGCCTGCTACTTTTTCGGTTGAGCATTCAGATTGTTACGGTTCATACGGATATTGTTCATTCGGAACGGCTCGGAAAATTATAAACCCGCCGGGTGAATGCAAAAGTAACTGGGATATATTCTGTCTGCTTGCAAAAGGTATGGGCTTTGAAGATCAGCATTTCCATCATTCGGAGGATTCCCTGCTGGATGAACTGCTTGCGAATTCGCTGCCAGCTTTGCAGGGTCTTGATGCAGAACAGCAGGAACGGTTACATTCCGGTGGAATGATTTCAGCACCTTTCGCGGATCACACAGATTGGAAAACTGTTTCGGGGAAAATTCAGATAGTTGATGAAGAGCAGCAGGTTTCCATGCCGCAGTATCAGCAATGTCATGGCGGTGAGTATCCTTTGCAACTGATTGCCGTGCCTAGCGTAGAAACGCTTAATTCCATATTTTTAGAGCGTGATGAGCTTGTGGAAGGGCGCGGGCCCATGGTTATGGTTATTCACCCGGATGATGCGGAAGAACGGTCCATTTCCGATGGTGACGAGATCGTGGCTTTTAATGATCTGGGAGAGGTTCCTTTCACCGCAAGGGTTACGCCCTTAGTCGCAAAGGGAGCTGTCGCAGTGGCTGGTATTTTTAAATCTTCCCAGTCCGCAAACAGGAATCTGGTCAATGCGCTGCATCACGAGCGTCTTTCCGACATAGGAGAAGCAACCACCCTCAATGATAATACCGTCGATATCCGGCGCTGA
- a CDS encoding TusE/DsrC/DsvC family sulfur relay protein has translation MAIVEFEGKSFDVDEDGFLLKFEDWCPEWVDYCKEGEGIKELNEEHQKVIDFLQDYYKKNGIAPMVRILSKVTGFKLKHIYELFPSGPGKGACKMAGLPKPTGCV, from the coding sequence ATGGCTATCGTAGAATTCGAAGGCAAAAGCTTTGACGTTGATGAAGATGGTTTCCTCCTGAAATTTGAAGACTGGTGCCCTGAGTGGGTTGACTACTGCAAAGAAGGCGAAGGTATCAAAGAACTCAACGAAGAACATCAGAAAGTTATCGACTTCCTGCAGGACTACTACAAAAAGAACGGTATCGCTCCTATGGTGCGTATCCTCTCTAAAGTTACTGGTTTCAAACTGAAACACATCTACGAACTGTTCCCCTCCGGTCCCGGTAAAGGAGCATGTAAGATGGCTGGTCTTCCTAAGCCTACTGGCTGCGTTTAG
- the lpxC gene encoding UDP-3-O-acyl-N-acetylglucosamine deacetylase, with amino-acid sequence MLQTTIQNTVRCKGVGLHSGKQVEIVLRPAVEDTGILFSLHTGSGSSFITPNPNLVVATGLATTLGNGQDSVSTVEHLLAALRGMGIDNIHVEVRGNELPIMDGSAGPFVYLLRQAGVRELAKARKVLAVTKSINFEQDGKYVRAFPHDGFAVDYTIDFGHPQIGKQTLSLEITPDVFMDELAKARTFGFLKEVEYLHANGLALGGSLDNAVVLDDYGILNDGGLRFADEFVRHKMLDFIGDMAVLEVPLQGRFEVYASGHALNNCFLKYLHENAVDYLEEHVLEPVPGKVAEKGFTAVAPDAIPAPA; translated from the coding sequence ATGCTACAAACTACAATTCAGAATACAGTAAGATGCAAAGGCGTCGGGCTCCACAGTGGTAAACAGGTGGAAATCGTACTTAGACCTGCTGTAGAAGATACCGGAATACTTTTTTCATTACACACCGGTTCTGGAAGTTCCTTCATTACTCCCAATCCAAATCTGGTTGTAGCCACCGGCCTTGCCACTACCCTTGGCAACGGACAGGATTCTGTTTCCACAGTCGAACACCTGCTCGCCGCTCTGCGCGGAATGGGCATTGATAATATCCACGTAGAAGTCAGAGGTAATGAGCTGCCCATTATGGACGGCAGCGCAGGTCCTTTCGTTTATTTGCTCCGTCAGGCCGGTGTGCGCGAGCTCGCAAAGGCCCGTAAGGTTCTGGCTGTGACTAAATCAATTAATTTTGAGCAGGACGGAAAATACGTCAGGGCTTTTCCTCATGACGGTTTCGCTGTTGATTACACTATTGATTTCGGTCATCCCCAGATCGGTAAACAAACCCTTTCCCTTGAAATTACTCCTGATGTTTTTATGGATGAGCTGGCAAAAGCCAGAACTTTCGGCTTCCTGAAAGAAGTAGAATATCTGCATGCAAACGGTCTAGCTCTTGGCGGATCTCTTGATAACGCGGTTGTCCTTGATGACTACGGTATTCTTAATGACGGCGGTCTCCGTTTTGCTGACGAGTTTGTAAGGCATAAAATGCTCGATTTTATCGGTGATATGGCTGTTCTAGAAGTGCCGCTGCAGGGCCGCTTTGAAGTTTATGCTTCCGGTCACGCACTGAATAATTGTTTCCTGAAATATCTGCATGAAAACGCTGTTGACTATCTTGAAGAACATGTTCTCGAGCCTGTCCCCGGTAAGGTTGCTGAAAAAGGTTTTACCGCTGTTGCTCCGGATGCTATCCCTGCCCCAGCCTAG
- the prmC gene encoding peptide chain release factor N(5)-glutamine methyltransferase, giving the protein MSEPKLKDVLSRATAVLSEAGVDSPALSAQLLAEKVFGLDRLGLIMEMGRAVKEGPVAEFMELVERRASGEPAAYILGVKEFFGLEFKVGPGVLIPRPETEEIVEKVQDLFGADDNFLFSDFGTGSGILAVTVAKLFPRSRGIAVDLSPAALEIAQENARLHEVDDRVQFVLADFNRPLLSEAKFDLILANPPYLCEAELDEISYEVAEFEPVSALVSGPLGDEDIRGSVPHIGAALKKGGMSFMEIGYLQGKVAYDIFDSCADFSGGVEVVKDLSGHDRIVVAEKR; this is encoded by the coding sequence TTGTCTGAACCGAAATTAAAGGATGTCTTATCCAGAGCCACTGCCGTGCTTAGCGAAGCAGGGGTTGATTCACCGGCTTTGTCAGCTCAGTTACTGGCGGAGAAGGTTTTCGGGCTGGATCGCCTCGGTCTGATTATGGAGATGGGCCGTGCTGTAAAGGAAGGTCCGGTTGCCGAGTTTATGGAACTGGTCGAGCGCAGGGCGTCCGGCGAACCTGCGGCTTATATTTTGGGAGTGAAGGAATTTTTCGGACTGGAGTTTAAGGTCGGTCCCGGAGTGCTGATCCCGCGCCCTGAGACTGAGGAAATAGTCGAAAAAGTGCAGGACTTATTCGGCGCTGACGATAATTTTTTGTTCTCAGATTTTGGAACCGGGTCAGGAATCCTTGCTGTGACTGTGGCTAAACTCTTTCCCCGTTCGAGGGGGATCGCTGTTGATCTCAGTCCTGCCGCGCTCGAAATTGCGCAGGAAAATGCGCGTTTGCACGAAGTGGACGACAGGGTGCAGTTTGTGCTGGCTGATTTCAATCGACCGCTACTTTCTGAGGCTAAGTTTGACCTTATTCTGGCCAATCCACCCTACCTCTGCGAAGCTGAGCTGGATGAGATAAGTTACGAAGTTGCCGAGTTCGAGCCGGTTTCCGCATTGGTCAGCGGGCCGTTGGGTGATGAAGACATCCGGGGCAGCGTTCCCCATATAGGTGCAGCCTTGAAAAAAGGCGGAATGTCGTTCATGGAGATCGGCTACCTTCAGGGAAAAGTGGCGTATGATATTTTTGACTCTTGCGCGGATTTTTCAGGAGGCGTTGAGGTTGTGAAAGATCTTTCCGGGCATGATCGAATTGTTGTGGCTGAAAAGAGATAG
- a CDS encoding YcaO-like family protein: MLELKSCPKVYSKDQDKAVSPEETVARVKALLDEKCNGVLKCTRKVDTGRLGIPVFISECGDEAREVMPTRKQMGKGASVAQAEASALMELVERFSFFSFWANRENFTLATYSEAEELWPGKVISIEKILQSVGEDIDPGKARVILDLVRWHFYPALNVHTGEEEYVPLDWFKILNEFNGASAGNSPEESVLQGGSELVERHVCAVIDRERPEVPVIDPASCDDEVLSNLCKCFDDNDIKYIINDFSLGMPLPTVAVTAWDPSTFPGMSEIVFTAGTSASPCKAAIRAFTEVAQLAGDFETGRVYEASGLPKFTEIEQTGWLEAGECVKMKSLPSVEGEDIYDELKSFAAQLDEKGYTLYTVDTTHPELGVSANYNFVPGFQFRERTPHASLGLFVGRILSEKVALDLAGDGLDVISDIYGEPYFIPFFEGMLALRGGDTARAVDMFSIAVDLQPADEEKALSAFYTAYALSLEERWSETIPYLDRAIELDDEAKEYFNLRGVAKFKAKDYAVAAVDFKAALALDSGSASDLANLGLCHKFMGEDDEAIEYLTTALELDPSLDYALPHLQELLDK; the protein is encoded by the coding sequence ATGCTTGAGCTTAAATCATGCCCCAAAGTATACTCCAAGGATCAGGATAAAGCTGTAAGTCCGGAAGAGACTGTTGCACGCGTTAAAGCTCTGCTTGATGAAAAATGTAACGGTGTTTTAAAGTGTACCCGGAAAGTCGATACAGGGCGTCTGGGGATTCCTGTGTTCATCAGTGAATGCGGTGACGAAGCCCGCGAAGTGATGCCTACCCGTAAGCAGATGGGTAAGGGCGCTTCCGTGGCTCAGGCCGAGGCTTCCGCGTTGATGGAGCTGGTCGAAAGGTTCAGCTTCTTCAGTTTCTGGGCCAATCGCGAAAATTTTACCCTTGCCACCTATAGTGAGGCCGAAGAACTCTGGCCCGGCAAGGTTATTTCCATAGAGAAGATTTTACAGTCCGTCGGTGAGGATATAGACCCCGGTAAAGCACGCGTCATTCTTGATCTGGTGCGCTGGCATTTTTATCCGGCACTGAATGTCCACACCGGTGAAGAAGAATATGTGCCATTGGACTGGTTTAAAATTCTTAATGAATTTAACGGTGCGTCCGCCGGTAACTCACCAGAAGAATCTGTCCTTCAGGGGGGCAGCGAGCTGGTTGAAAGGCATGTTTGTGCCGTCATCGATCGTGAACGTCCTGAAGTTCCGGTTATCGATCCCGCTTCCTGCGACGATGAAGTGCTCTCCAATCTCTGTAAATGTTTTGATGATAACGATATAAAATACATCATCAATGACTTTTCACTCGGTATGCCTTTGCCTACTGTAGCTGTTACCGCATGGGACCCATCAACTTTTCCGGGTATGAGTGAAATTGTTTTCACTGCCGGAACATCCGCTTCCCCGTGTAAGGCTGCAATCCGCGCCTTTACCGAAGTGGCACAGCTAGCAGGGGATTTTGAGACCGGGCGGGTTTACGAGGCTTCCGGGCTGCCTAAGTTCACCGAGATTGAGCAGACCGGATGGCTTGAAGCAGGGGAGTGCGTAAAAATGAAATCCCTGCCGTCTGTTGAGGGCGAAGATATTTACGACGAGCTGAAATCTTTTGCCGCTCAATTGGATGAAAAAGGTTACACCCTTTACACGGTCGACACCACACATCCTGAATTGGGCGTTTCCGCAAATTACAATTTCGTGCCCGGATTTCAGTTTCGCGAGCGCACCCCGCACGCAAGCCTCGGCCTTTTCGTAGGTCGCATTTTGTCAGAGAAAGTAGCGCTTGATCTCGCCGGGGACGGGCTGGATGTAATTTCCGACATCTACGGTGAACCTTATTTTATACCGTTTTTCGAGGGAATGCTGGCTCTGCGCGGAGGCGATACCGCACGTGCTGTCGATATGTTCAGCATAGCTGTTGACCTTCAGCCTGCGGACGAAGAGAAGGCGTTGTCTGCATTTTACACCGCCTATGCACTCTCCCTTGAAGAGCGTTGGTCGGAAACAATTCCCTATCTCGACCGGGCCATTGAGCTTGACGACGAGGCCAAGGAGTATTTCAATCTGCGCGGTGTGGCTAAATTTAAAGCTAAGGATTATGCCGTGGCTGCAGTTGATTTCAAAGCCGCGCTTGCGCTTGATAGCGGATCAGCTTCCGACCTTGCCAATCTTGGATTGTGTCATAAATTTATGGGCGAAGATGATGAAGCCATCGAGTATCTTACCACCGCTTTGGAGCTTGACCCGTCTCTTGATTATGCGTTGCCGCATCTTCAGGAGTTACTCGATAAATAA
- a CDS encoding glycosyltransferase has product MKIVTLESDFLASSFLELGHDVFYIRWGDEPAEDNNFLQVNRPLFYKDLLTVFDKYSFQPDLVLWHDVGNIPRVWGLEALPCPTVGFFVDSYCNPWHVPYSYAFDCSLVAQKNAVPFFHEDDFPKLNKWFPLFFNKRRAFNDSTKRDIPVCFVGTVDNKQNILRKKFLDEFSKYCPILVKQGAYQPLFARSKIILNQSAAGELNYRTFETAACGAAVLTEDCDNGLLDLFSPGENILPLYERGNARHAAEIALEALSNEKKLAEISREGERLVNEKHSSLARAQELLDSIDSFSASVSRRIVGGEFIRSKLALAAMFISGESQTMLPAHIIQHFDEIANTYQDRWDKVHLFS; this is encoded by the coding sequence ATGAAAATTGTTACTCTTGAGTCCGATTTTCTGGCTTCTTCATTTTTGGAATTAGGGCACGATGTCTTCTATATCCGGTGGGGTGATGAACCCGCTGAAGACAATAATTTTCTGCAGGTAAATCGCCCGCTCTTCTATAAAGATCTTCTTACTGTTTTCGATAAATATTCATTTCAGCCCGACTTGGTCCTCTGGCACGATGTGGGGAATATCCCCAGAGTCTGGGGGCTGGAGGCACTGCCTTGTCCCACAGTAGGCTTTTTTGTCGATTCATATTGCAATCCATGGCATGTTCCGTATTCATACGCTTTTGATTGCTCTCTGGTTGCCCAGAAGAATGCGGTGCCTTTCTTTCATGAAGATGATTTTCCTAAGTTGAATAAATGGTTTCCTCTTTTTTTTAATAAACGCAGAGCGTTTAATGATTCTACAAAGCGGGATATTCCGGTCTGTTTTGTGGGAACTGTTGACAATAAACAAAACATTTTGCGGAAAAAATTTCTGGACGAGTTTTCCAAATATTGTCCCATCCTTGTGAAGCAGGGCGCTTATCAGCCCCTATTTGCCCGCTCTAAGATAATTTTGAATCAATCTGCCGCCGGGGAATTAAATTACCGCACTTTTGAGACCGCAGCCTGCGGTGCAGCCGTTTTAACCGAAGATTGTGATAATGGTCTTCTGGATTTATTCAGTCCCGGGGAAAATATTCTGCCCCTGTACGAAAGGGGGAATGCGAGACATGCTGCGGAAATTGCTCTTGAAGCGCTCAGCAATGAAAAAAAACTGGCAGAAATTTCCCGCGAGGGCGAGCGGTTGGTCAATGAAAAACACAGCTCTCTTGCCCGCGCGCAGGAACTGCTCGATTCCATTGATTCTTTTTCTGCTTCCGTAAGCAGGCGCATAGTCGGCGGCGAATTCATTAGGTCAAAGCTGGCTCTTGCCGCAATGTTCATTAGCGGCGAGTCGCAGACAATGCTTCCTGCGCATATAATCCAGCACTTTGATGAGATCGCAAATACCTATCAGGACCGCTGGGATAAGGTTCACCTGTTTTCTTAA
- the rpmE gene encoding 50S ribosomal protein L31 translates to MKKDIHPKLHKATVRCHCGYESELYSTLGEEISTEICSNCHPFYTGKQRFVDTAGRIDRFKKKFGNFDAASKVKGN, encoded by the coding sequence ATGAAAAAAGATATCCATCCTAAACTTCATAAGGCAACAGTCCGCTGTCACTGCGGCTATGAGTCTGAACTTTACTCTACACTGGGTGAAGAAATCAGCACTGAAATTTGCTCCAATTGCCATCCTTTTTACACTGGTAAACAGCGTTTTGTTGATACCGCCGGTCGTATCGATCGCTTCAAGAAGAAGTTCGGTAACTTCGACGCTGCAAGCAAAGTTAAAGGCAACTAG
- the prfA gene encoding peptide chain release factor 1, which translates to MFAKLEDIERSFMDLEQELADPEVYNNQDRYRKVTMAHAELGDVVEAFREYKKLSADLEDNKEMAKDSDPEIREMAEMEIAEIKDRMPKLEEELKLLLLPKDPMDGKNIILEIRAGTGGEEAALFAADLFRMYSRFAESNGWKVEVMNSNPTGTGGFKEIIAAISGSRIYSKMKYESGTHRVQRVPATETQGRIHTSAATVAIMPEAEEVDVQVRTEDLRVDVFRASGPGGQSVNTTDSAIRITHLPTGLVVICQDEKSQHKNKAKAMKVLCSRLLQAEQDKQHAEMAEQRRAQVGSGDRSERIRTYNFPQGRVTDHRINLTLYKLDSVIEGDMNELVDSLVSHYQSEALKQQAQDG; encoded by the coding sequence ATGTTTGCCAAATTGGAAGATATTGAACGTTCTTTCATGGATCTGGAGCAGGAGCTCGCAGACCCGGAAGTATATAATAATCAGGACCGCTATCGCAAAGTAACCATGGCTCACGCCGAGCTTGGTGATGTTGTTGAAGCTTTCCGTGAATATAAGAAGCTTTCCGCTGACCTTGAAGACAACAAGGAAATGGCCAAGGATTCCGATCCTGAAATCCGTGAAATGGCCGAGATGGAAATTGCTGAAATCAAGGACCGGATGCCTAAGCTGGAAGAGGAGCTTAAACTCCTGCTTCTGCCTAAAGATCCCATGGATGGTAAGAACATCATCCTTGAAATACGTGCCGGTACCGGCGGTGAAGAAGCTGCTCTTTTTGCAGCTGACCTTTTCCGGATGTATTCACGCTTTGCCGAGTCCAACGGTTGGAAGGTTGAAGTCATGAACTCCAACCCCACCGGAACAGGCGGTTTCAAAGAAATCATTGCCGCCATCAGCGGCAGTCGCATCTATTCCAAAATGAAATATGAGTCCGGTACTCATCGCGTTCAGCGTGTTCCCGCTACCGAGACTCAGGGACGTATTCATACATCTGCTGCCACGGTGGCAATCATGCCCGAGGCGGAAGAAGTTGATGTTCAGGTGCGTACCGAAGACCTGCGCGTCGATGTCTTTCGCGCTTCAGGTCCCGGCGGTCAGTCTGTTAACACCACTGACTCCGCTATCCGTATTACTCACCTGCCTACCGGGCTTGTTGTTATTTGTCAGGACGAAAAGTCCCAGCACAAGAATAAGGCCAAAGCTATGAAAGTTCTTTGTTCACGCCTGTTGCAGGCTGAACAGGACAAACAGCATGCTGAAATGGCTGAGCAGCGTCGTGCTCAGGTCGGCTCCGGGGACCGTTCCGAACGCATCCGTACTTACAACTTTCCGCAGGGCAGGGTAACGGATCATCGCATCAACCTGACTCTTTATAAACTCGACTCAGTAATTGAAGGCGATATGAATGAGCTGGTCGATTCGCTCGTAAGTCACTACCAGTCCGAAGCCCTTAAGCAGCAGGCTCAGGACGGTTAA